The following coding sequences are from one Prochlorococcus sp. MIT 0604 window:
- a CDS encoding EVE domain-containing protein, with translation MTEENFWLMKSEPDAYSIDTLKNDGVTLWDGIRNYQARNFMRKMNKGDKVFFYHSNCKPPGIVGLMEVIDLNIIDPTQFDKDSKYFDPKSKPDNPRWDCVKVKYNFKSDKILSLPELKILFNEDELLVVKKGNRLSILPVRNDIAKILLEKI, from the coding sequence ATGACTGAAGAAAATTTTTGGCTAATGAAAAGTGAGCCTGATGCATATAGCATAGATACTTTAAAAAATGACGGTGTAACTTTATGGGATGGAATAAGAAATTATCAGGCTCGAAATTTTATGAGAAAAATGAATAAAGGAGATAAAGTTTTTTTCTATCATTCGAATTGTAAACCCCCAGGTATTGTGGGACTTATGGAGGTAATAGATCTAAATATTATTGATCCTACTCAATTTGATAAAGATTCAAAATATTTTGATCCAAAATCTAAACCTGATAATCCTAGATGGGATTGTGTAAAAGTAAAATATAATTTTAAATCAGATAAGATTTTAAGTTTACCTGAATTAAAGATTTTATTTAATGAGGATGAGTTATTAGTCGTAAAAAAAGGAAATAGGTTGTCAATATTACCTGTCAGAAATGATATTGCAAAAATACTACTAGAAAAAATATAA
- the secG gene encoding preprotein translocase subunit SecG, whose product MIQVISWIWVFSGVLLILLVLLHSPKGDGMGGIAASGSSMFNSASSAEASLNKITWTFLIIFLSLAIILSAGWIS is encoded by the coding sequence ATGATTCAAGTTATTAGCTGGATTTGGGTATTTTCTGGAGTCCTACTCATTCTCTTAGTATTACTCCATAGTCCTAAAGGTGATGGAATGGGAGGGATAGCAGCCAGTGGAAGCTCTATGTTCAACAGCGCTAGTAGTGCAGAAGCCTCTCTCAACAAAATAACTTGGACTTTTTTAATTATATTTTTATCTCTCGCAATTATTCTCAGTGCTGGTTGGATTTCATAA
- a CDS encoding DUF2811 domain-containing protein encodes MQELNYDENSKVLNHKDEVISFKCELQENLQKAMKEFVEDHPNWDQYRILQAAIAGFLMQKGFQNRDLTRLYIGNMFSMNFKD; translated from the coding sequence ATGCAAGAGTTAAATTACGACGAAAATTCAAAAGTATTAAATCATAAAGATGAAGTAATAAGTTTCAAATGTGAACTTCAAGAAAATCTTCAAAAGGCTATGAAAGAATTCGTTGAGGATCATCCTAACTGGGATCAATACAGGATACTACAAGCTGCTATTGCAGGATTTTTGATGCAAAAAGGATTTCAAAATAGGGATTTAACTAGACTCTACATTGGTAATATGTTTTCAATGAATTTTAAGGATTAA
- the groES gene encoding co-chaperone GroES → MAAVSLTVSTVKPLGDRIFIKVSASEEKTAGGILLPDSAKEKPQVGEVAQVGPGKLNDDGSRQTPEVSIGDKVLYSKYAGTDIKLGGDEYVLLSEKDILAVVS, encoded by the coding sequence ATGGCAGCTGTTTCACTTACAGTCTCTACAGTAAAACCACTGGGAGATAGAATATTTATTAAAGTTTCCGCATCTGAGGAAAAAACTGCTGGGGGCATACTTTTGCCTGATTCAGCCAAAGAAAAACCACAGGTTGGCGAGGTTGCTCAGGTCGGTCCTGGCAAACTTAATGACGATGGTTCTCGACAAACTCCAGAAGTGAGTATTGGCGATAAAGTTTTGTACAGCAAATATGCTGGTACAGACATTAAATTGGGAGGGGACGAATATGTCTTGCTCTCAGAAAAGGATATTTTAGCTGTTGTAAGCTAG
- the pyrR gene encoding bifunctional pyr operon transcriptional regulator/uracil phosphoribosyltransferase PyrR: protein MSKKIKKIVILTEEELRKTISRLTSEIIEKVKKLDDLLLVGIPTRGIELTEVLEKELFSRTGLRVRKGTIDPTFYRDDQNRVGTRLIQAADIPTPIEKKEILLIDDVIYTGRTIRAAMDALYSWGRPQRVMLLVMVDRGHRELPIQPDFCGKKVPTSKNESISLRLNNVDNEEGVFLE from the coding sequence ATGTCCAAGAAAATAAAAAAAATAGTCATACTCACTGAAGAAGAGCTTAGAAAAACTATTTCGCGTTTAACTTCCGAAATTATCGAAAAAGTAAAAAAACTGGATGACCTTTTATTGGTTGGTATTCCGACTAGAGGAATTGAGCTGACCGAAGTGCTAGAAAAGGAATTATTCTCTAGGACAGGCTTAAGAGTTAGAAAAGGAACAATTGATCCAACTTTTTATAGAGATGACCAAAATAGAGTTGGAACTCGCCTAATACAAGCTGCGGATATCCCAACTCCTATCGAAAAAAAAGAAATTCTTTTAATAGATGATGTAATTTACACAGGTAGAACAATTAGAGCTGCAATGGATGCTTTATATTCATGGGGCAGACCTCAAAGAGTGATGTTATTAGTAATGGTAGATAGAGGTCATAGAGAATTGCCTATTCAACCAGATTTTTGTGGTAAAAAAGTGCCAACTAGTAAAAATGAAAGTATTAGTTTACGTTTAAATAATGTTGATAATGAAGAGGGAGTTTTTCTTGAATAA
- a CDS encoding DNA-directed RNA polymerase subunit omega, translating into MNISNNAGIDSNDLAKRGESLIRKSTNRYLTTVKIAFRAKQRRFDDFDGLLEESTIKPVQRSIIELSDEQDQPDLLPG; encoded by the coding sequence ATGAACATATCAAATAATGCAGGAATCGATTCTAATGATCTTGCAAAGAGAGGAGAGAGCTTGATAAGAAAATCAACTAATAGATATTTAACTACGGTGAAAATTGCTTTCAGAGCTAAACAAAGACGTTTTGATGATTTTGATGGCTTATTAGAGGAGTCAACTATTAAACCTGTTCAAAGGTCAATTATTGAACTAAGCGATGAACAAGATCAACCAGATTTACTCCCAGGCTAA
- the groL gene encoding chaperonin GroEL (60 kDa chaperone family; promotes refolding of misfolded polypeptides especially under stressful conditions; forms two stacked rings of heptamers to form a barrel-shaped 14mer; ends can be capped by GroES; misfolded proteins enter the barrel where they are refolded when GroES binds), producing MAKRIIYNEQARRALERGIDILAESVAVTLGPKGRNVVLEKKFGAPQIINDGVTIAKEIELEDHIENTGVALIRQAASKTNDAAGDGTTTATVLAHAMVKAGLRNVAAGANAITLKKGIDKATEFLVGKIQENSKPISDSNAIAQCGTIAAGNDEEVGQMIANAMDKVGKEGVISLEEGKSMTTELEVTEGMRFDKGYISPYFATDTERMEAVLDEPYILLTDKKIALVQDLVPVLEQIAKTGKPLVIIAEDIEKEALATLVVNRLRGVLNVAAVKAPGFGDRRKAMLEDMAVLTNGQLITEDAGLKLESATLDMLGTGRRITINKETTTIVAEGNEQAVKARCDQIKKQMDETDSSYDKEKLQERLAKLAGGVAVIKVGAATETEMKDKKLRLEDAINATKAAVEEGIVPGGGTTLAHLSPILKEWADKNLEGEELIGANIVEASLTAPLMRIAENAGSNGAVIAENVKTKPFNDGFNAATGEYVDMSSAGIVDPAKVTRSGLQNAASIAGMVLTTECIVADLPEKKDSAAPAGAPGMGGDFDY from the coding sequence ATGGCTAAAAGAATTATTTACAATGAGCAAGCTCGTAGAGCGCTCGAGAGAGGAATTGATATCCTTGCTGAGTCTGTGGCTGTAACGCTTGGACCAAAAGGAAGAAATGTTGTACTAGAGAAAAAATTTGGTGCTCCACAAATTATCAATGATGGTGTCACAATCGCTAAAGAGATCGAATTAGAGGACCACATTGAAAATACGGGGGTTGCTTTAATCAGACAAGCTGCTTCGAAAACTAATGATGCAGCTGGAGATGGTACTACAACAGCCACTGTTTTAGCTCATGCAATGGTTAAAGCAGGGTTAAGAAACGTTGCTGCAGGAGCTAATGCAATTACCTTAAAAAAAGGAATTGATAAAGCGACTGAATTTCTAGTTGGTAAAATTCAGGAGAATTCCAAACCTATCAGTGATAGCAATGCGATTGCTCAATGTGGAACTATTGCTGCTGGAAACGACGAAGAAGTTGGTCAAATGATTGCCAATGCCATGGATAAAGTTGGTAAAGAAGGTGTTATCTCTTTGGAAGAAGGAAAATCAATGACTACTGAATTAGAAGTTACTGAGGGCATGCGATTCGATAAAGGTTATATTTCACCTTACTTTGCAACAGACACAGAGAGAATGGAGGCTGTTTTAGATGAACCATATATCCTTCTGACTGATAAAAAAATTGCTTTAGTGCAAGATTTAGTCCCTGTTTTGGAACAAATAGCTAAAACTGGCAAGCCACTAGTCATTATTGCTGAAGATATCGAAAAAGAGGCTTTAGCAACTCTTGTTGTCAATAGATTACGAGGAGTGTTAAATGTTGCTGCAGTAAAAGCTCCTGGATTTGGGGATAGAAGAAAAGCAATGCTTGAAGATATGGCCGTTTTAACCAATGGACAACTTATTACTGAAGATGCAGGCTTGAAATTAGAAAGTGCTACTTTAGATATGCTTGGAACTGGTAGAAGAATAACTATCAATAAAGAGACTACAACTATTGTAGCTGAAGGTAATGAGCAAGCAGTTAAAGCTAGATGTGATCAAATTAAGAAGCAAATGGATGAGACTGATTCCTCATACGATAAAGAAAAGCTTCAAGAACGTCTAGCTAAATTAGCTGGAGGCGTAGCTGTAATTAAGGTTGGTGCTGCTACAGAAACTGAGATGAAGGATAAAAAGCTTCGTCTTGAGGATGCTATTAATGCAACAAAAGCAGCTGTTGAAGAAGGAATTGTACCTGGAGGAGGAACAACTCTCGCTCATTTATCTCCTATTTTAAAAGAATGGGCTGATAAAAATTTAGAAGGAGAAGAATTAATTGGAGCTAATATTGTTGAGGCTTCACTCACTGCTCCTCTTATGAGAATTGCTGAGAATGCAGGTTCTAATGGAGCTGTGATTGCTGAAAACGTAAAAACTAAACCATTTAATGATGGATTTAATGCTGCTACTGGGGAATATGTAGATATGTCCTCCGCTGGTATAGTTGATCCCGCAAAAGTAACACGTTCAGGATTACAAAATGCAGCTTCAATAGCTGGTATGGTTCTAACCACTGAATGTATAGTTGCAGATCTACCTGAGAAAAAAGATTCGGCTGCTCCAGCAGGTGCTCCGGGTATGGGTGGTGACTTCGATTACTAA
- a CDS encoding DUF1818 family protein — protein sequence MVKNQKRWRLLKDFKKGKFCFLIGVDNWSIELQKNEFYSLYLLLLRINEQLLVIKDELMDEEFITLELEQLPWYIKLEGKKNEWSLRFVFESQEQTRSFEMYWPIPIAQNLFYEIKNMWESMD from the coding sequence TTGGTAAAAAACCAAAAAAGATGGAGATTACTTAAAGATTTTAAAAAAGGTAAATTTTGCTTTTTGATTGGTGTTGATAATTGGTCAATTGAGCTACAAAAAAATGAATTCTATTCACTTTACCTTCTACTCTTAAGAATTAATGAACAACTATTAGTTATCAAAGACGAACTAATGGATGAAGAATTTATTACTTTAGAATTAGAACAACTACCTTGGTATATAAAGTTAGAGGGAAAAAAAAATGAATGGAGTTTGAGATTCGTTTTCGAAAGTCAAGAACAAACTAGATCCTTCGAAATGTATTGGCCGATACCAATTGCACAAAATTTATTTTATGAAATAAAAAACATGTGGGAATCAATGGATTAA
- a CDS encoding Hsp70 family protein: MKENLSGTLAIDLGNTNTVIAFQDQKNLNSVLVEIPNITSSPGVIPTAVWFEEPSKIPKIGMSALKMRDYSNSDLFFHSNFKRHIGNSLEKINQKKILKPSECGEKFFQILWASIPQKYLIKRLVLTAPIDTYKGYREWLVNLCSEISVDEIALVDEPTAASLGINVPFGSKIMTLDIGRSTVDMNIVKIEGGEGKSGPIAELLKFKGNDVSSISKQKIRCAEIIGKTGSKIGGKDIDQWIVDYFVPGNNYLNNLLKAEEIKCKLSSSAIKYENKYPIKLFTEENQEKEFYLSKEIFERILIENNFLNHLNSLLKDLLNQARGKFCKVEDLNAIVFIGGGTQIPLVKEWITKKISNIQIKSPPPIESIALGALAMTPGVKIKDILNKGLSIRLFNKREQKHFWHPIFYKGQTWPTENPFKLILQSSKNNQKIIEIIIGETQKERTYDVIFKNGLPKLSEVQNEGEIIKWDKKPLKIVLKNRSNIGEDNLKLFFEITKSADLLVKCFDIKDEFLGEYNLGNIF, encoded by the coding sequence ATGAAAGAAAATTTATCTGGAACACTTGCTATTGATTTGGGTAATACTAATACTGTAATAGCTTTTCAAGATCAAAAAAATCTAAATTCTGTTTTAGTTGAAATTCCTAATATAACATCATCTCCAGGAGTTATACCTACAGCAGTTTGGTTCGAGGAACCTTCGAAGATTCCAAAAATTGGTATGAGTGCTCTAAAGATGAGAGATTACTCAAATTCTGATTTGTTTTTTCATTCGAATTTTAAAAGACATATTGGCAATTCTTTGGAGAAAATTAACCAAAAAAAAATTTTAAAACCTAGTGAATGTGGCGAAAAATTTTTTCAAATTTTGTGGGCTAGTATTCCTCAAAAATATTTAATTAAAAGACTTGTTTTAACTGCTCCAATAGATACATATAAGGGTTACAGAGAATGGTTAGTCAACCTCTGCTCGGAGATATCAGTAGATGAAATAGCCCTAGTTGATGAACCTACCGCGGCAAGTTTAGGAATAAATGTACCATTTGGCTCAAAAATTATGACATTAGATATTGGAAGAAGCACAGTAGATATGAATATAGTCAAAATAGAAGGAGGAGAAGGAAAATCTGGTCCAATAGCTGAACTTTTAAAATTTAAAGGTAATGATGTAAGCTCAATTTCAAAACAAAAAATTAGGTGTGCTGAAATAATTGGGAAAACAGGCTCAAAAATTGGTGGGAAGGATATTGATCAATGGATAGTTGATTATTTTGTTCCAGGTAATAATTATCTTAATAATCTTTTAAAGGCTGAAGAAATAAAATGTAAACTCAGTTCATCTGCAATCAAATATGAAAATAAATATCCTATAAAATTATTCACTGAAGAAAATCAAGAAAAAGAATTTTACCTAAGTAAAGAAATATTTGAGAGAATACTCATTGAAAATAATTTTCTTAATCACCTTAACTCTTTACTTAAAGATTTATTAAATCAAGCAAGAGGCAAATTTTGCAAAGTTGAAGACTTAAATGCAATTGTTTTTATTGGTGGAGGAACTCAAATACCATTGGTTAAAGAATGGATAACAAAAAAAATTTCAAACATTCAAATAAAGTCGCCACCTCCTATCGAATCAATAGCTTTGGGAGCTTTAGCAATGACCCCTGGTGTAAAAATTAAAGACATATTAAACAAAGGATTATCTATAAGATTATTCAATAAAAGAGAACAAAAACACTTTTGGCATCCTATTTTTTATAAAGGTCAAACATGGCCAACAGAAAATCCATTTAAACTGATCCTTCAATCCAGTAAAAATAATCAGAAAATAATCGAAATAATAATTGGAGAGACACAAAAAGAAAGAACATATGATGTTATTTTCAAAAATGGATTGCCAAAATTATCAGAGGTTCAAAATGAAGGAGAAATTATAAAATGGGACAAAAAACCACTTAAAATAGTATTAAAAAATAGATCTAATATTGGAGAAGACAATTTAAAACTTTTTTTTGAGATTACGAAAAGTGCTGATTTATTAGTTAAGTGTTTTGATATTAAAGATGAATTTCTGGGAGAATATAATTTAGGAAATATCTTCTGA
- the gpmI gene encoding 2,3-bisphosphoglycerate-independent phosphoglycerate mutase, producing MSKISSKNIKRLSVPQSPVVLAILDGWGHRQEKSDNAIKSANTPIMDSLWHAYPHTLISASGSDVGLPDGQMGNSEVGHLTIGSGRIIQQELVRISNIVKNNQLGLVNELKEMANSLKKNNSTLHITGLCSDGGVHSHIDHLLGLIKWASENEIKKVAIHIITDGRDTPAKSASKYINQIETCIKKFNTGEIASICGRYWIMDRNLLWDRTEKAYSNLTDPDIQLTNISPQDYIEKSYDKNITDEFIEPIRISENYLKDGDSFICFNFRPDRARQIVKSLTNKEFSDFERKCYPDLDFVTFTQYDPNFPVKVAFPPESLNNFIGQIVSENGLKQYRTAETEKYPHVTYFFNGGVEIPLPGEERHLIPSPRVATYDMKPEMSAEELTISCSKAIKSGNYAFVVINFANPDMVGHTGNMDATIKAIEKVDQCVGQIVNATGEMGGSLLITADHGNAEVMKGPEGETWTAHTINKVPLILIEGEKRKIPNMGNEINLRDNAGLADIAPTLLQLLNLPIPREMTGKSLIQEIELKGYNKVVQHV from the coding sequence ATGTCAAAGATTAGCAGCAAAAATATAAAAAGATTAAGTGTTCCTCAGAGTCCTGTAGTACTCGCAATACTAGATGGATGGGGACATCGACAAGAAAAATCAGATAATGCTATTAAAAGTGCCAATACGCCAATCATGGACTCATTGTGGCATGCTTATCCTCACACCCTAATAAGTGCTAGTGGATCTGATGTAGGCCTCCCAGATGGTCAAATGGGGAATTCAGAGGTAGGGCACCTTACCATTGGTTCGGGAAGAATAATACAACAAGAACTTGTAAGGATTTCAAATATTGTAAAAAATAATCAATTAGGCTTGGTAAATGAGTTAAAAGAGATGGCCAATTCATTAAAGAAAAATAATTCTACTTTGCATATCACGGGATTATGTTCGGATGGTGGAGTTCATAGCCATATTGATCATTTGTTAGGTTTAATAAAATGGGCATCTGAAAATGAAATCAAAAAAGTTGCAATCCATATCATCACCGATGGAAGAGATACTCCTGCAAAAAGCGCCTCTAAATACATCAATCAAATAGAAACATGTATAAAAAAATTTAATACAGGCGAAATTGCTTCCATATGCGGAAGATACTGGATAATGGATAGAAATCTTTTATGGGATAGAACAGAAAAAGCATACTCTAATTTGACTGATCCAGATATTCAACTAACAAATATTTCTCCTCAGGATTACATAGAAAAAAGTTATGACAAAAATATAACCGATGAATTTATAGAGCCCATAAGAATATCTGAAAACTATCTTAAAGATGGGGATAGTTTTATTTGCTTTAACTTTCGTCCAGACAGAGCAAGACAAATAGTCAAATCTCTTACAAACAAGGAATTCTCAGACTTTGAAAGAAAATGTTATCCAGATCTAGACTTTGTCACGTTTACTCAATATGACCCGAACTTTCCAGTTAAAGTTGCATTTCCTCCTGAATCACTCAATAATTTTATAGGCCAAATAGTCTCAGAAAACGGACTTAAACAATATAGAACCGCGGAAACTGAAAAATATCCTCACGTAACATACTTTTTCAATGGTGGAGTTGAAATTCCTTTACCTGGAGAAGAGAGACATTTGATTCCATCTCCAAGAGTCGCAACTTATGATATGAAACCCGAAATGTCTGCAGAGGAATTAACTATTAGTTGCTCTAAAGCAATTAAAAGTGGGAATTATGCTTTTGTTGTAATTAATTTTGCCAATCCTGACATGGTTGGTCATACAGGCAATATGGATGCAACAATTAAAGCCATAGAAAAAGTAGATCAATGTGTAGGTCAAATAGTTAATGCTACTGGAGAAATGGGTGGAAGCCTTCTTATTACAGCCGATCATGGTAACGCAGAGGTAATGAAAGGGCCTGAAGGAGAAACATGGACAGCACACACAATAAATAAGGTTCCATTAATTTTGATTGAAGGTGAAAAAAGAAAAATACCAAATATGGGAAATGAAATTAATCTCAGAGATAATGCCGGATTAGCAGATATTGCTCCCACTTTATTGCAATTATTAAATCTACCAATACCAAGAGAAATGACAGGAAAATCCCTTATTCAAGAAATTGAATTGAAAGGTTATAATAAGGTCGTACAACACGTTTAA